A single Thiohalobacter thiocyanaticus DNA region contains:
- the fliQ gene encoding flagellar biosynthesis protein FliQ, translating to MTPDTVITIGEQAMYITVLLAGPLLIASLAVGLVIAMFQAATQINEMTLTFIPKLAAIVLVLLLAGPWLLRSLLDFTINLYTSIPGLIG from the coding sequence ATGACACCCGATACCGTCATCACCATCGGCGAGCAGGCCATGTACATCACCGTGCTGCTGGCCGGGCCGCTGCTGATCGCCTCGCTGGCGGTGGGCCTGGTCATCGCCATGTTCCAGGCCGCGACCCAGATCAACGAGATGACGCTCACCTTCATCCCCAAGCTGGCCGCGATCGTGCTGGTGCTGCTGCTGGCCGGGCCCTGGCTGCTGCGCAGCCTGCTCGATTTCACCATCAACCTGTATACCAGCATCCCCGGCCTGATCGGCTGA
- the fliR gene encoding flagellar biosynthetic protein FliR produces the protein MATPLLLTTSQIAGWVGEFMWPFMRIGMMLMVMPVFGGRLVPERVRILTAVVIAAILVPVIPPVPAVDPLSAESVAISAQQLAIGMVMGFMLQLVFGALVIGGHAIAMSMGLGFASMVDPQNGVNVPVIGQYYVTLATLLFLVLDGHLILISVLAESFHQLPIAAHGLTRDTFLTLAHWGTQMFAGGVLIAVPALIALMLTNIAFGVVSRAAPQLNIFGVGFPVTLTFGFVVIYLTLSNLVPQFQVLLHDAFTLLGSLGAD, from the coding sequence ATGGCTACGCCGCTGCTCCTCACCACCAGTCAGATTGCCGGATGGGTCGGCGAGTTCATGTGGCCCTTCATGCGCATCGGCATGATGCTGATGGTGATGCCGGTGTTCGGCGGTCGGCTGGTGCCGGAGCGGGTGCGGATCCTGACTGCCGTGGTGATCGCCGCTATCCTGGTGCCGGTGATCCCGCCGGTGCCGGCGGTGGACCCGCTCAGCGCCGAGTCGGTGGCGATCTCGGCCCAGCAGCTGGCCATCGGCATGGTGATGGGATTCATGCTGCAGCTGGTCTTCGGGGCCCTGGTCATCGGCGGCCACGCCATCGCCATGAGCATGGGCCTGGGCTTCGCCTCCATGGTCGACCCCCAGAATGGCGTGAATGTACCGGTGATCGGCCAGTACTACGTCACCCTGGCCACGCTGCTGTTCCTGGTGCTGGACGGGCACCTGATCCTGATCAGCGTACTGGCCGAGAGTTTCCACCAGTTGCCCATCGCCGCCCACGGTCTGACGCGCGACACCTTCCTGACCCTGGCCCACTGGGGCACACAGATGTTCGCCGGCGGGGTGTTGATTGCAGTGCCGGCGTTGATTGCGCTGATGCTGACCAACATCGCCTTCGGTGTGGTCTCGCGCGCCGCGCCGCAGCTCAATATCTTCGGCGTGGGCTTCCCGGTAACGCTGACCTTCGGCTTCGTGGTCATCTACCTGACCCTGTCCAACCTGGTGCCGCAGTTCCAGGTGCTGCTGCATGACGCCTTCACCCTGCTGGGCAGTCTGGGGGCGGACTGA
- the flhB gene encoding flagellar biosynthesis protein FlhB, which produces MAENENGQERTEEPTTKRLDDARRKGQIPRSRELNTLTMLMLGALTFLIIGETMIDQFSQLMHMGLSFERRDVFNVEAMFQAMKVALGTGLTLVLPFLLVSLLAAIASSIALGGLSFSLEAMTPKLEKLDPIKGMKRLLGVKGLVELGKAVGKLLLVTLVALILFNAFFDEMLYLGRQTPKQAMANGGEILLWCFLFLSLGLIFVAAIDVPFQLWDHKRQLKMTRQEVKDEMKDTEGKPEVKRRIKQAQYEIASRRMMEAVPEADVVITNPTHFAVALKYDDSAMRAPRVVAKGRGVVAAEIRKRALEHNVALFQAPPLARALYFSTDLDREIPAGLYYAVAQVLAYVFQLRTATAYGGARPPKPGDIEVPDEYYHPPAE; this is translated from the coding sequence ATGGCGGAGAACGAGAACGGACAGGAACGCACTGAAGAGCCGACCACCAAACGGCTTGATGATGCCCGCCGCAAGGGCCAGATTCCGCGTTCACGCGAACTCAATACCCTGACCATGCTGATGCTGGGCGCACTGACCTTCCTGATCATCGGCGAGACCATGATCGATCAGTTCTCCCAGCTCATGCACATGGGGCTGTCGTTCGAACGGCGCGACGTATTCAACGTCGAGGCCATGTTCCAGGCCATGAAGGTCGCGCTCGGCACGGGACTGACCCTGGTACTGCCGTTTCTGCTGGTGAGCCTGCTGGCGGCGATCGCCTCCTCCATCGCCCTGGGCGGCCTGTCCTTCAGCCTGGAGGCAATGACCCCCAAGCTGGAGAAGCTCGATCCCATCAAGGGGATGAAGCGCCTGCTCGGGGTCAAGGGCCTGGTGGAACTGGGCAAGGCCGTGGGCAAGCTGCTGCTGGTCACCCTGGTGGCGCTGATTCTGTTCAACGCCTTTTTCGACGAGATGCTCTACCTGGGCCGGCAGACCCCGAAACAGGCCATGGCCAACGGCGGCGAGATCCTGCTCTGGTGTTTTCTGTTTCTCAGCCTGGGGCTGATCTTCGTCGCCGCCATCGATGTGCCGTTCCAGCTCTGGGATCACAAGCGCCAGCTCAAGATGACCAGGCAGGAGGTCAAGGACGAGATGAAGGACACCGAGGGCAAGCCCGAGGTGAAGCGACGCATCAAGCAGGCCCAGTACGAGATCGCCTCGCGCCGCATGATGGAGGCCGTGCCGGAGGCCGACGTGGTCATCACCAACCCGACCCATTTCGCCGTGGCCCTGAAGTACGACGATTCGGCCATGCGGGCGCCGCGCGTGGTGGCCAAGGGCCGTGGAGTGGTGGCCGCCGAGATCCGCAAGCGTGCGCTGGAGCACAACGTGGCCCTGTTCCAGGCGCCGCCGCTGGCGCGTGCGCTCTATTTCAGCACCGATCTCGACCGGGAGATCCCGGCCGGGCTGTATTACGCCGTCGCCCAGGTGCTCGCCTATGTGTTCCAGCTGCGCACCGCGACCGCCTACGGCGGCGCGCGGCCGCCGAAGCCGGGCGATATCGAGGTGCCGGACGAGTATTACCATCCGCCGGCGGAGTGA
- the flhA gene encoding flagellar biosynthesis protein FlhA, with the protein MEQVLNTMKELGRNGLGAPVLLVLMLAMVVVPLPPLGLDMLFTFNISLSLIVLMVTIYAMRPLDFGIFPTVLLIATLMRLALNIASTRVVLLEGHTGTDAAGKVIEAFGEFVIGGNYAVGLVVFAILVIINFVVVTKGAGRVSEVSARFTLDAMPGKQMAIDADLNAGLISQDEARNKREEITAEADFYGSMDGASKFVRGDAIAGILILFINILGGLGIGMLQHDMAFADAMRNYTLLTIGDGLVAQIPSLVLSTATAIIVTRVNSSQNMSSQVLSQLFENPASLGVTSAVIGLLGLIPGMPNFAFLTLAAIGGAATWWLSQRRRQPVAEEAPPEEPETPPEARDLSWDDVAPVDIIGLEVGYRLIPLVDRNQGGQLMDRIKGVRKKLSQELGFLIQPVHIRDNLDLGPSAYRITLNGVPVGEGDIQPERELAINPGQVYGSVPGTATTEPAFGLEAVWIDPDQHDNAQTLGYTVVDASTVVATHLSSLLQQHASELLGHEEVQQLLDTLARTSPKLVEDLVPNTLPLGTVVKVLQNLLEERIPIRDMRSIAETLAEHAGRTQDAGNLTASVRVALGRSIVQHINGLQHELPVIALDPSLEQILLQSLQGTQEGGAGFEPGLAEHLHQALANRTQQQEMNGQPAVLLVAPPVRNWLARLFRHSIPGLHVLAYDEVPDNKQIKVVATVGQAPAGLQQQAAPA; encoded by the coding sequence ATGGAACAGGTACTGAACACGATGAAGGAACTGGGCCGCAACGGCCTGGGCGCGCCGGTGCTGCTGGTGCTGATGCTGGCCATGGTGGTGGTACCGCTGCCGCCGCTGGGGCTGGACATGCTGTTCACCTTCAACATCTCGCTGTCGCTGATCGTGCTGATGGTCACCATCTATGCCATGCGGCCGCTGGATTTCGGCATCTTTCCCACGGTGCTGCTGATCGCCACCCTGATGCGCCTGGCGCTCAATATCGCCTCCACCCGCGTGGTGCTGCTGGAAGGCCACACCGGCACCGACGCCGCGGGCAAGGTCATCGAGGCCTTCGGCGAATTCGTCATCGGCGGCAACTACGCCGTCGGTCTGGTGGTGTTCGCCATCCTGGTGATCATCAACTTCGTGGTGGTGACCAAGGGCGCGGGGCGCGTCTCCGAAGTCAGCGCCCGCTTCACCCTGGACGCCATGCCCGGCAAGCAGATGGCCATCGACGCCGATCTCAATGCCGGCCTGATCAGTCAGGACGAGGCCCGCAACAAGCGCGAGGAGATCACCGCCGAGGCCGATTTCTACGGCTCCATGGACGGTGCCAGCAAGTTCGTCCGCGGGGATGCCATCGCCGGCATCCTGATCCTGTTCATCAACATCCTCGGCGGCCTGGGTATCGGCATGCTCCAGCACGACATGGCTTTCGCTGACGCCATGCGCAACTACACCCTGTTGACCATCGGCGACGGCCTGGTCGCGCAGATCCCCTCGCTGGTGCTGTCCACCGCCACCGCCATCATCGTCACCCGGGTCAACAGTTCGCAGAACATGAGCAGCCAGGTGCTCTCGCAACTGTTCGAGAACCCGGCCTCGCTGGGCGTGACCTCCGCCGTGATCGGTCTGCTGGGCCTGATCCCGGGCATGCCCAACTTCGCCTTCCTCACCCTGGCGGCCATCGGCGGCGCCGCCACCTGGTGGCTGAGCCAGCGCCGGCGCCAGCCGGTGGCCGAGGAGGCCCCGCCGGAGGAGCCCGAGACGCCGCCGGAGGCGCGCGACCTGAGTTGGGACGATGTCGCCCCGGTGGACATCATCGGCCTTGAGGTCGGCTACCGCCTGATCCCGCTGGTGGATCGCAACCAGGGCGGACAGCTCATGGACCGCATCAAGGGCGTGCGCAAGAAGCTGTCGCAGGAACTGGGCTTCCTGATTCAGCCCGTGCATATCCGCGACAACCTGGATCTGGGCCCCAGCGCCTATCGCATCACGCTCAACGGCGTGCCGGTGGGCGAGGGCGACATCCAGCCCGAACGCGAACTGGCCATCAACCCGGGCCAGGTCTACGGCAGTGTGCCCGGCACCGCCACCACCGAGCCGGCCTTCGGTCTGGAGGCGGTATGGATCGACCCGGATCAGCACGACAACGCCCAGACCCTGGGCTACACCGTGGTCGACGCCAGCACCGTGGTGGCCACCCACCTCAGCAGCCTGCTGCAGCAGCATGCCAGCGAACTGCTCGGTCACGAGGAGGTGCAGCAGCTGCTCGACACCCTGGCCCGGACCTCGCCCAAGCTGGTCGAGGATCTGGTGCCCAACACCCTGCCGCTGGGCACGGTGGTCAAGGTGCTGCAGAACCTGCTCGAGGAGCGCATCCCCATTCGCGACATGCGCAGCATCGCCGAGACGCTGGCGGAGCATGCCGGCCGGACCCAGGATGCCGGTAATTTGACAGCTTCGGTGCGGGTCGCCCTGGGTCGTTCCATCGTCCAGCATATCAATGGATTGCAGCATGAACTTCCAGTGATTGCGCTGGATCCTTCGCTGGAACAGATATTGCTACAGTCCCTTCAGGGCACCCAGGAAGGGGGCGCCGGTTTCGAGCCGGGACTGGCGGAACACCTGCACCAGGCCCTGGCCAACCGGACCCAGCAGCAGGAGATGAACGGACAGCCGGCCGTGCTGCTGGTGGCACCGCCGGTGCGCAACTGGCTGGCGCGGCTGTTCCGGCACAGCATCCCGGGCCTGCATGTGCTGGCCTATGACGAGGTGCCGGACAACAAGCAGATCAAGGTGGTCGCCACCGTGGGCCAGGCCCCGGCGGGACTGCAGCAGCAGGCGGCACCGGCCTGA
- the flhF gene encoding flagellar biosynthesis protein FlhF, whose translation MKIKRFFAQDMRHAIRKVREELGADAVILSNRKLDQGIEIIAAIDYDESLVGGGADAVPEAAAAQPGAPAPETAGTYDARARYSEAPVQAQADAPAQPATASAGSQTRARNPLADIEWDHDPAIIEMRREIQEMRGLLENQLAHLAWGELNRRRPAEAGILRRLSALGLPSALCTELAQAAGETADPEQGWRRALALLAQRLPVTDDDILSQGGIVALVGSTGVGKTTTVAKLAARYALRHGPRSVALVTTDSYRIGAHEQLFTYGRILGVPVQVAGDHNELHNALQSLRDKRLVLIDTAGMSQRDLRLSEQFTTLREAGLPIRSYLVMSATTQAGVLEEAVRAFNQGRLDGCILTKVDEAAALGGAISIIAGHQLPLAYVGDGQRVPEDLHPARAQNLVNRALSLQQQAGQETHDDTLAERFGAIAASGRV comes from the coding sequence ATGAAGATAAAACGATTCTTCGCTCAGGACATGCGGCATGCCATCCGCAAGGTGCGCGAGGAGTTGGGCGCGGATGCCGTCATCCTGTCCAACCGCAAGCTGGATCAGGGGATTGAGATCATCGCCGCCATCGACTACGACGAATCGCTGGTCGGCGGCGGTGCCGACGCGGTGCCCGAGGCCGCTGCGGCACAACCTGGCGCCCCGGCACCCGAGACGGCCGGAACCTATGACGCCCGCGCCCGCTACAGCGAGGCACCCGTTCAAGCGCAGGCTGACGCACCGGCGCAGCCGGCCACGGCGAGCGCCGGATCCCAAACCCGGGCCCGCAACCCGCTGGCCGACATCGAATGGGACCACGACCCGGCCATCATCGAGATGCGGCGCGAGATTCAGGAGATGCGTGGCCTGTTGGAGAATCAACTCGCGCACCTGGCCTGGGGCGAACTCAACCGCCGGCGTCCGGCCGAGGCCGGTATCCTGCGCCGGCTGAGTGCGCTGGGCCTGCCGTCCGCACTGTGCACCGAACTGGCTCAGGCCGCCGGCGAGACCGCCGACCCGGAGCAGGGCTGGCGCCGGGCGCTCGCACTGCTGGCCCAGCGCCTGCCGGTGACCGACGACGACATTCTAAGCCAGGGCGGCATCGTCGCCCTGGTCGGCTCCACCGGCGTGGGCAAGACCACCACCGTGGCCAAGCTGGCCGCCCGCTATGCCCTGCGCCACGGCCCACGCAGCGTGGCCCTGGTGACCACCGACAGCTATCGCATCGGGGCCCATGAGCAGCTGTTCACCTACGGCCGCATCCTGGGCGTACCGGTGCAGGTGGCGGGCGATCACAACGAACTGCACAACGCCCTGCAGAGCCTGCGCGACAAGCGTCTGGTACTGATCGATACCGCCGGCATGAGCCAGCGCGATCTGCGCCTGAGCGAGCAGTTCACCACCCTGCGCGAGGCCGGTCTGCCGATCCGCAGTTACCTGGTCATGTCGGCCACCACCCAGGCCGGGGTGCTGGAGGAGGCGGTGCGCGCCTTCAATCAGGGCCGGCTGGATGGCTGCATCCTGACCAAGGTCGACGAGGCCGCCGCCCTCGGCGGCGCAATTTCCATTATCGCCGGGCACCAGTTGCCGCTCGCCTATGTCGGCGACGGTCAGCGCGTGCCCGAGGATCTACACCCCGCACGGGCCCAGAACCTGGTCAACCGTGCGCTTTCCCTCCAACAACAAGCCGGACAGGAAACCCATGACGATACCCTTGCAGAACGTTTCGGCGCTATCGCAGCCAGCGGCCGTGTCTAG
- a CDS encoding MinD/ParA family protein — protein sequence MTQPKPVRVIAVTSGKGGVGKTNVSVNLAVALADSGRNVMLMDADLGLANVDVMLGLHPEYDLSHVIDGSRTLEEVIVPGPAGLQIVPAASGTQQMAQLSPAEHAGVIRAFSELSQPLDTLIVDTAAGIADSVVSFVRASQEVIVVVCDEPASITDAYALIKVLNRDHGAQRFRVLANMAHSAQEGRDLFNKISRVTERYLDVTLEFMGAVPYDDYLRKAIKRQKPVVDAYPRSRAAMAFKNLAQKADNWPIPTGAAGHLEFFVERLITSSSGQMEVLP from the coding sequence ATGACTCAGCCCAAACCGGTTCGGGTGATTGCGGTGACCAGCGGCAAAGGCGGCGTGGGCAAGACCAATGTCTCGGTCAACCTCGCCGTGGCCCTGGCGGACAGCGGCCGGAACGTGATGCTGATGGATGCCGACCTGGGTCTGGCCAACGTCGATGTCATGCTCGGGCTGCATCCCGAATACGATCTTTCCCATGTCATCGACGGCAGCCGTACCCTGGAAGAGGTCATCGTGCCCGGCCCGGCCGGGCTGCAGATCGTGCCGGCGGCCAGCGGTACCCAGCAGATGGCCCAGCTCAGCCCGGCCGAGCATGCCGGCGTGATCCGCGCCTTCAGCGAACTGAGCCAGCCGCTGGATACCCTGATCGTGGATACCGCCGCCGGCATCGCCGACAGCGTGGTCAGCTTCGTGCGCGCCTCGCAGGAGGTGATCGTGGTGGTGTGCGACGAACCGGCCTCGATCACCGACGCCTATGCCCTGATCAAGGTGCTCAACCGCGACCACGGCGCCCAGCGCTTCCGGGTGCTGGCCAACATGGCGCACAGCGCCCAGGAGGGCCGCGACCTGTTCAACAAGATCTCGCGGGTGACCGAGCGCTACCTCGACGTCACCCTCGAGTTCATGGGGGCGGTGCCCTACGACGATTATCTGCGCAAGGCCATCAAGCGCCAGAAGCCGGTGGTGGACGCCTACCCGCGTTCGCGCGCCGCGATGGCCTTCAAGAATCTCGCCCAGAAGGCTGACAACTGGCCGATCCCGACCGGGGCGGCCGGCCATCTGGAGTTCTTTGTGGAACGATTGATTACCTCCAGCAGTGGACAGATGGAGGTCCTGCCATGA
- a CDS encoding RNA polymerase sigma factor FliA has translation MNGAAMYATTQERGQDELVTQHAPLVKRIAYHLMSRLPPSVQADDLIQAGMIGLLEAAKNYDPSQGASFETYAGIRIRGAMLDEIRRTDWTPRSVHRKARQVAEAVREIENAMGRDARDHEVAQALGIGLDEYHRILQDATGARMFSFEDPGALGDEQEVRGLEQPNEPLDNLQHEDFQGALADAIAGLPERERLVMSLYYDEELNLREIGEVLGVSESRVCQIHGQALIRLRARMGEWVQS, from the coding sequence ATGAACGGAGCCGCCATGTACGCAACAACACAGGAACGTGGACAGGACGAGCTGGTCACCCAGCATGCGCCCCTGGTCAAACGGATCGCCTATCACCTGATGAGCCGGCTGCCGCCCAGCGTGCAGGCCGACGACCTGATCCAGGCCGGCATGATCGGCCTGCTGGAGGCGGCCAAGAACTACGACCCCTCGCAGGGTGCGAGCTTCGAGACCTATGCCGGTATCCGTATCCGCGGCGCCATGCTCGACGAGATCCGCCGTACCGACTGGACCCCGCGTTCGGTGCACCGCAAGGCGCGCCAGGTGGCCGAGGCGGTGCGCGAGATCGAGAACGCCATGGGCCGCGATGCCCGCGATCACGAGGTGGCCCAGGCGCTGGGCATCGGTCTGGACGAGTATCACCGCATCCTGCAGGACGCGACCGGCGCACGCATGTTCAGTTTCGAGGACCCGGGCGCGCTCGGCGACGAGCAGGAAGTGCGCGGGCTGGAGCAGCCCAACGAGCCGCTGGACAACCTGCAGCACGAGGATTTCCAGGGCGCGCTGGCCGACGCCATCGCCGGCCTGCCGGAGCGCGAGCGCCTGGTGATGTCGCTGTACTACGACGAGGAACTGAACCTGCGCGAGATCGGCGAGGTGCTGGGGGTGTCCGAGTCGCGCGTGTGCCAGATCCACGGCCAGGCCCTGATCCGGCTGCGCGCCCGCATGGGTGAGTGGGTTCAGAGTTGA
- the cheY gene encoding chemotaxis response regulator CheY: MDKNMKILIVDDFSTMRRIIKNLLRDLGYNNTHEADDGTTGLPMLQSGDYEFLITDWNMPGMTGIDLLKAVRADPKLASLPVLMVTAEAKKEQIVEAAQAGVNGYIVKPFTAVTLKEKIEKIFERLGTSA; this comes from the coding sequence TTGGACAAGAACATGAAGATCTTGATCGTGGACGATTTTTCCACGATGCGACGGATCATCAAGAACCTGCTTCGGGATCTTGGGTACAACAATACCCACGAGGCGGACGATGGCACCACCGGGCTGCCCATGCTGCAGTCGGGCGATTATGAATTCCTGATCACCGACTGGAACATGCCGGGCATGACCGGCATCGATCTGCTCAAGGCCGTGCGCGCCGATCCCAAGCTCGCCAGCCTCCCGGTGCTGATGGTGACGGCCGAGGCCAAGAAGGAGCAGATCGTCGAGGCCGCCCAGGCCGGCGTGAACGGCTATATCGTCAAGCCCTTCACCGCCGTGACGCTCAAGGAGAAGATCGAGAAGATCTTCGAGCGCCTCGGTACTTCGGCCTGA
- a CDS encoding protein phosphatase CheZ → MTEQNMMADPETIAMARELVSELEAGNELAVNDLLDTLSRKREEGLFVELGKLTRELHEALNNFQIDSRIASLTESDIPDAKERLNHVISMTEESAHKTLNAVDQSLPIAEELQQRATDLHDKWSRFRQKNMELEEFRALVPEIDSFLELTHRHAGTLNASLSEVMMAQGFQDLTGQIIRRVINLVTEVEDNLVHLIRISGQHFKDTVPEEADRDKDMSRGYGPQVPGVDAGTEVVNSQDDVDELLSSLGF, encoded by the coding sequence ATGACAGAACAGAACATGATGGCCGATCCGGAAACCATCGCCATGGCCCGCGAACTGGTCAGCGAACTGGAGGCCGGCAACGAACTGGCGGTCAACGACCTGCTGGATACCCTGTCGCGCAAGCGGGAAGAGGGGTTGTTCGTGGAGTTGGGCAAACTGACCCGCGAACTGCACGAGGCGCTTAACAACTTTCAGATCGACTCGCGCATCGCGAGTCTGACCGAGTCCGACATCCCGGATGCCAAGGAACGGCTCAATCACGTCATCAGCATGACCGAGGAATCGGCGCACAAGACGCTCAACGCCGTCGATCAGAGCCTGCCGATCGCCGAGGAACTGCAGCAGCGCGCCACCGATCTGCATGACAAGTGGAGCCGGTTCCGGCAGAAGAATATGGAGTTGGAGGAGTTCCGGGCCCTGGTCCCGGAGATCGACAGCTTCCTCGAACTGACCCATCGCCATGCCGGCACGCTCAACGCCAGTCTCTCGGAAGTAATGATGGCGCAGGGGTTCCAGGATCTTACCGGCCAGATCATCCGCCGGGTGATCAACCTGGTCACCGAGGTGGAGGACAACCTGGTCCACCTGATCCGTATCTCCGGCCAGCATTTCAAGGACACCGTTCCCGAGGAGGCCGACAGGGACAAGGACATGTCCAGGGGCTATGGCCCGCAGGTGCCCGGGGTTGATGCCGGCACGGAGGTGGTCAACAGCCAGGATGACGTGGATGAACTGCTCTCCAGCCTGGGCTTTTGA